From one Amia ocellicauda isolate fAmiCal2 chromosome 17, fAmiCal2.hap1, whole genome shotgun sequence genomic stretch:
- the LOC136712345 gene encoding uncharacterized protein LOC136712345, producing the protein MALIFITQKINASASQCQRSVFCDTQGAERAVSQVRYLPQLLLSHTEDQDTMHLGEVVVLISIMCALESAAELPPGVDRNTYCESCLAAVKELKGFLREPSTQPSEARVRTRLASVCKADTFNGYNLPTDNMVAACRHLLDTHDKEFLELLLSRRTGELDVLLCYELSLACVGVRRRQQENREKAEFTDMDSFLQGQKEKVRFVNPVHSNSTVSAREEL; encoded by the exons ATGGCATTGATCTTCATCACTCAGAAGATCAATGCCAGTGCCAGTCAGTGTCAGAGATCAGTGTTTTGTGACACGCAGGGGGCGGAGAGAGCGGTGTCTCAGGTGCGGTACCTGCCGCAGCTCCTGCTCTCCCACACAGAGGACCAGGACACCATGCATCTCGGAGAAGTGGTCGTCTTGATCTCCATCATGTGCGCACTGGAGTCTGCGGCCGAGCTGCCCCCCGGGGTGGACCGCA ACACCTATTGTGAGAGTTGCCTGGCTGCAGTGAAGG AGCTGAAGGGTTTCCTGAGGGAGCCATCCACACAACCCAGCGAGGCGAGGGTGAGAACACGGCTGGCTTCCGTGTGTAAAGCGGACACCTTTAATGGCTACAATTTACCCACGGACAACATGGTAGCAGCCTGCAGACATTTGTTAG ACACTCATGACAAGGAATTTCTCGAGCTGCTGCTGAGCCGGAGAACGGGCGAATTGGACGTGCTGCTCTGCTACGAACTCTCGCTGGCCTGTGTGGGGGTCAGGAGGCGGCAGCAGGAG AACCGTGAAAAGGCAGAATTCACAGACATGGACAGTTTTCTGCAGGGACAGAAGGAGAAAGTGCGCTTTGTCAACCCTGTTCACAGCAACAGCACCGTTTCTGCCCGGGAGGAGCTGTAG